The Biomphalaria glabrata chromosome 13, xgBioGlab47.1, whole genome shotgun sequence sequence ATGGTATATTTCAATAAACAGTGTACATGATCATGTTCAAAAATAGTTTCTCgataaccttgactgctcagCAGTGTTTTATATGGTCtggaccagtggttcccaaacttttttgtctcgtagaccccttgccatgtattctggttttcggtagaccccctgcttaacttgctcaacttgcacatttgtacaaatttattaacatttttaaaaacaaatttctaactgtagtgagttgaagagtgaaaaagtaatttaaaactacacaactacAGATATTATCTTTCATATACGAATTTGTCGTTTTATGAAGTAGTCTCtccaacattaaatataatttaattaattaattaattaatatgccttaagtatcattgtaaaaggtttcacaaagagcagtttctcgtgtatttcttgatctttcacgtgtggctcaaatattgaatctgcggaactgttttcgTGAACAGGAGAAAGgtcgaaggcgagtaactggagcctaaaccagtaaacttcgagcaggaagggctcattagccttggcttgctacccacctagcaaaaggaaaactgaattcaaacccctgctgccttgctactatacccaaacataggaaaggtctcgtgggtcaaccctaaggaaatataaggagacggtGACCATTAGCACCATGTATTcttgggccgtcccctctttctctttctttgggGGTTACAGGTTAGGGCTTgacttgttatgttggatgaaggcttgcgaagggtgtgacctatccatctccagcgtctctgaaggacatctacttcaatgggctgctgctttgttctttgccacagttcctcattcaagatcttgtctggccagcggattataagaatcttcctcaggcaggtattgatgaatacctggatttttttcatggtggtgatggtggttctccaggtctccgcgatttggaagcagatgccaagcagatgggcaagacgtggggacagttggagagattcgcccagaaccgagatgcctggaggaagctggatGGTGGCCTATGTGACAGAAGGGACCATATgcatagatgagatgagatggtgaccattagacagtttgtagcacacagcgctgcaccttgtcagaccaaactgtatttatgtcttttgcaaagatttatATAAGAAGCttctaattttataactcatgccaccttgaattgtattgttgcttaaaaaaattattttgataatagcagatgtaggtttgtgtaaaacggcTGGTAAATTCATTGTGTTTGAActttgctgttttccgtattttgctataagtaaagaaatcttgtaagactcccacaaaccatcatcttctctttatgatgtcgaacagagattttgtgggtctttTCTGGACTTTGagtgttcaaaagtttttctAATGTTAATTGTtatcagggtgacattgtctcagatgatcttcCAGCGTAACtggttcatatcgtcataaaaaaaagtcactttGGCAactgcttgtttgacaaggaaggaatgaatctaaattttaaataattaatgctgtactgtctatatttcttttttttttctaaatattagttacttgtagacaaaattaagctatttaaatacgtattgaaattgattacaacaatttttcgtttgaatagcaggataaatattgaaaggattaactagggtacaaatcatatattagtggatgaaataattacattaatggaatgtgaaaattaagtaactcgacctgcttaaatgaaatctattaccgtagacccccgtggacatctcatagacccccactttatttttttactttcgtagacccccttggaggtcttcgtagacccctgggggtctatatagaccactttgggaatcactggtctggACAATTATATGTTAACTAAAAAGACTCGAAATACAAAAGCCATTGACAGTGGAACTTATTCACCCTTTTAACTTTAATTATaacgattgtattttggagaaATGGGCATTGTATCCACAATGTAGTGTAGCACCAAGTGCTGCAAGCGGCCTAAGGGTAGCCGGCTcatgatttttcctcagggtagactcccgaagcctttcccgtgattgggcagcagaggtttgaattcagttttccttctcctaggtgcacagccagccatggctaacggtCCCCCTCCAGTTTGAAGCTAACTGGTccaggcgccagttactcgccttcgcccctttccgttagtgaaaacagttccgccgtAATCAATTTCTGCGCCACAACTTGAGGCCAGAAGCTGGACTAGTTGTCagagacaatacatgaatcaataaaaaaaaatgtacacaattagtgaatcaattagtttggaggTAAAATATATTGGCGGTCCTTCATTTTACTTCtttttacagatttttttttgcgtCAAAAAAGGGGGTGGGCGGGGGCAATTAGGTCACAATAAGTGCCGTCTGCTATTGGTGCACGTTGTTCTTGGCTTGTAATGCTTAGTCTCGGATTCTGAGCTCCGCCATCCCTTGTCGTCTTGTGGGAGGTTAAAGGTTAGAatgtagtcattttttttatattaaagaaacatccgaaacatgcaaaacagaCATCACATGCCACtatgctgcctggtcgtgcgtttgcgcgctggactgtcgttcggatttatcgacggttgagggttcaaaccctgcccgcttccatcccccgtcgtccaacgggaggtttggactagacttcaactctgaaggaacatccgaaacatgtaaaacattttacatacaaCATTTTACTCTTATGTTgtgatattttgtttgtatatcCTTATTACTTGGAATTATTACAAATTCGTGAACAACTAAATATGATAATTTAGTCTGCTATGGAGGCGCGGAAGCTGAGTGGTAACAACCTCGCTAACCTCTTCACCAACGTCACCTTAGAAACACACACAGTTCTTAAAAGATAAATTGACTTGACATGGCCTCCAGAAAAAGACTGCGGAGCATGAGGGCGGACAGGGTTTAAACCCAAGACCATCGAGACGATAGTGCAGAGAGCATACCACACAATTTATACGTAGACATAACCTGGGAAAGGGGAGAAAGGTGGTACTAGAATTCACGctccaaaagaaaaaagtgtgttaaaaaaaaaaagagttacccTTTTCAGACTTTTGGATGTATAGGGGAGATGTGCGTACGGCCCGCTGGCCGtgcggtaaaacgcttggcttctgagTCAAATttcgttgaagactgggatttttaatttcggggcTTTTAGCAACTTTCTCCCCTGAGCCTACACAACTCTAATAAATACACGAGCTTaaatggggaaagtaaagcggTTGGCATTTGtgttggacacatgacaccctcgttaaccgtgagtgAAAACTATACTagctaatatttattataaaatgtgtTTCCAATATGAGGAATTTCCAGAGCTATacttatcaaaataaaattaataaagtcCATTCAATTGAATTACTTTTGTAATACATTGTTTtttatctaaatattttatcaGAGGTAAAATATACAATGCCTACAAATAAACCATCATTTTCTCTTACGGATATGATTTAGAGTGCTGTtatctagtgctattagagcatggaatgggttgcctgagctagccaggaaaaccagtgacttggcagaatttaagtcattggttaatatgcatgactaaatgcatgacgcttaggacttaatcatcttcttttttgaagtaacgtctgtattatataagataagaagataagagaaGTGCCGGCTTAagacataggcaaactaggcatcCGGCTAGGGACTCTGATTTGTGGGGCTCGCAcaggactataaaaataaatttcttagagaaaaaaaatagtgaaactAGTGCCCAATCGTTGGGgtcacaatttttaaaaataaatgtcgtaatttgattttttcgcaattttattttaaaattattattattttaaaataattctataTCAATTGGCGCCACATTCACTTCGCAtcgggcctccaattatctaaggccggccctgttcaGAGAATAGCTTTTATTATTTCATAAGTTGagtgtgttcttttttttcatacGTATGAAGAAGGAAGGTGTGGGAGTAATATGTTCTCCTTAAGACTCCTAACGTGCACCAATGTGTCATTGCttgttttattgtgtgtgtgtgtgctcgcTGTGCGAGGTGTATCGTCTTATATTGACAATATTGTTCACTTATTGGTTTATCGAAAGTTAGGCATTTTTTTGGCAATGGGCCATAAAAAGAGTTAAAGCTGAAGGCTACTCCTCCGGAACCCAGCCCGAATTTGTTCTCGTTTTTTTAAGTAGTGTAGTTAGTTGTAAACTTCAATATACATGTACTTACGTATTTACTAGAAGCTACTTAGTCATAgtgttatcttatataatacagacgttacttcaaaaattggatggttacgtcctacgtgtcatgcatctagtcatgcatgttaaccaacaagtaaatgtttactttaatttatttgaatatttactTCTATCTACTTAATTATTCACTCCAATGTACTTAGTTATTCACTCCAATCTACTTAGTTGTTTACTTCAATCTACTTAGTTATTTACTTATGTATCTACATATTGATCTACTATTCAAACTTAAATAGTACCGTACACACGATGGCCTATTATCCGTCCAGTCGCTGGGCTTTAGTATTAAAGTAAATATACGGGAACTTAACCAACATACTGAGAAAgtacaagtaaaataaaaatttgaaaatgtaAAGACCATTCCTCCTGTATAAAgcgaataatgttttacttggcCCTATaactaatgaaaaataaaaattgaaaaaaaaaggaaaattttttttattggccctatctctccccctcccccctttcccccccccccccgaaaacgAAATACTAGTTTAGGGAATACATAGAAAAATCGATCGTCTAagtgtatacatgtatgtatgtatgtatgtatgtatgtatgtatgtatgtacgtatgtatgtatgtatgcatgtatgtatgtatgtatgtatgtatgtatgtatgtatgtatgtatgtacgtatgtatgtatgtatgcatgtatgtatgtatgtatgtatgtatgtatgtatgtatgtatgtatgtacgtatgtatgtatgtatgcatgtatgtatgtatgtatgtatgtatgtgtgtgtatgtgtgtatgtatgtgtgtatgtgtgtatgtgtgtgtgtgtgtgtgtgtatgtgtgtatgtatgtgtgtatgtgtgcatgtgCAAAGAAATAATGGGCCCccaccccccgaaaaaaaaaatcccaactACCTCCACGGCTGAGTCATCTACTGTTACAGCACGATTAGggattagttatttgtttcggaaaaaTAGCGGAAGTATTTATGATTTTTAAACGTGTTTGATGGGTCGACTACCTTATCTGATTGTTCGACCTTTCGCTGGTGTTATCGGTTTATGCATTGCGTTCAGAGTTACCTCCCTTTGGGTTGTCTGTATTCGACACCGTGGAGGCGCttaaccgtgacctccgtgacccggCTTAACACAACTTCAATTTTCTTAGTTATCAACTTGGATTTATTGAATTATCTACTTGtctacttaaaagtaaagttcaccattcagaccctgtggtctttagggcagatgatgtagaggtcattatgtttctgtggcctacggttaacgagggtgtcatgtggccatcacatcGAGAGACCGCCTTTACgattccccaactaatgtcaggtacccattagagctgggtggactcagaggcgcgcaaggatctcgaaattaaaatccGTCTAcaccatgattcgaacccgggaccccggttcggaagccaagcactttaccgctcagccaccccccccccccacttatcTACTCATTTATCAAcaaatttttttgtgtttgttcacAAGTTTCCAACATTCCTCCAGAGATAAATATTATGACGTCCTAGTCCTAACATGACGTCATGGGTGGGCGGGGTTCGAGGTTCAAACTCTATCGTGACGTCAGTCCAGAAAAGAGACCAAAACGACCGGACCAAATGACACCCGCCCTATTATAATATCGTCTGTTTATTCTGTTAAAGCCAAAAGTATTTATTACATTAGAATGTTTGTTGGTAAAACCGCGGTAGTCAcatacacccacacacacacacacacacaagttggcggttgatcgttgtgccggccacgtgatacccttgttaactgttggaCACAGAACAGATAACTTATACAtcctatccccccccctcccataaCACCCCAATTCTGAATAAATCATTCAAAGTTATTGGGGaaaaatttttaacaaataaagtttaaataatttccCTGCACCACCTCCACACCCCAGTTTCtctgtttttcttaaattttctcCAGTTTTCAAAACTTCCACGGTACttaaacacattaaacacaACATATTTAACACATGACAATAAACAcaacacatttgtttttgtagtaATATCGCTGTGTAGCAGCTCGGATGTCCGCCAGCTAACCAGCCACCATCGTCCTCTCCGCGCAAAGTTTGCACTGCAGGGTCTATCCATGTTTCCCTTTCAACCTGTTTCAGTCTGgacctccctccccccccccccccccccgcgttCCTCCCCTCAAGGTCTTTTACAAACAACGcattacccctcccccccccaccccaactcCTTCCGTTCTGCAAACCAATGAAAGATCGCGCTGACCACGCCTCCTTGGTGTCGCGCGCGGCGTTGTTGCTCGCTGGAGTGGGGAGAGATCATGATGCAACAGTAGGAACTGGTCCTCGTCTAGATCTATCCGTTAGGGTCAAATGAAGACCAAACGAAGAGGTCAAACCGAGACCagtcgttacagaaggcctgaacactgacctgcaacgtcacaacctgtgggcagatTAGACCTTCCTCTTCgccttcctcgttctcattattatgttggtgcattcagatgactagactaatatatgagatgaaccgcgcatcTATTATAGACCAATAACTCGTTGCCACACCACAGGTCTGATCgacatggcaacgagctattggtctaaactgcccacagactGTGCCGTTGCAGGTcggtgttgaggccttctgtaaTAAATGGTCTAGGTCAAAAGCGGAAACCGATATAGTacttatttttagtttcataattcttgtaaaaatatatatatataaatatttaatttttgattttttaGATATAAGCTATTTAATGCGCATTTTAATGCAATAAAGGAGTATAAAATATCACAATCTATAAGGCATTTGAGATCAGTATCTCCATGGCAACCAAGGTCGATGACGTAGTAAATGGGAAACTGTCAAATTAATGTATGGCTTAGCGTCTTACCTCATTTCCTAAGGAGGGTAGCCGATTTCTGCAAAAAGAAAGCGACTTTAGCAGACCAGTAGATGCTGGGCAATTAGGTcaaattacgcaatttatggctttgcaTGTTACTGCTTGTCGGCTTATTCTAAATGCAGTCAAGTAAACAGCGTTCCACAGATTTAGCAGTACCGCGCGCCTCAGTTCAAGGTTTCGTTTTGGCCAAGTAGTTCGGCCTTGCTTTGTAACGATTATTTCGAGGAAAgtgactttgaaaaaaaaaaaaagtactctgCCTTCTTTCTTCAAATCTCTAACTAGAACTGAAGAAGCAATAAAAAATTTGAGAGAAAGACTACTCACAGGGACTCACTTAAGtttcgctccccccccccccccgacgaaaaaaaatatctttcgcACCCCCCCCCATTAGCTACCTTGGAGAAAGCTGTACGCTCCTTCTTTGAGGTacgggagaggggggggggactatgAATGTGGTGGTAATAAAAAGCAACTTAAAACACAATTCTTCAGTTTTTCTTCGCATTTATATTTACAATGTTTACAATCAAATTTACGTCAAAAATGGTCATTAAAGTTAGTCCGTTCAAAAAGCGTTTTGAAGATAATTTGTAGGTTCTTTGTGGAGTATTGTTAATGAACaacagtcccccccccccctctatctAGCAAGGGGATCTTGGGGAGCAGCGAAAGCGCCAACAACGGATTCAGCGGCGGATCCCCTGCTCCAAACGTAGTCAACATGATAATAAGAACATCCCAGGCACATATAACGCAACTACGGATGGAATGGGCGTGATAGTAGTATGATCAAGCTGGCGTTAAAGAAATATGTCTTTAATGTTAAGTTTTGATTTTGTCACTCAAAAGTCGTCAGCGTAAACAATCAAAATGAAGACCAAGAACTGGATTCTCAGACCATAGACTAAATAGATAGTTTAAATATCTTGGGAGTGTTGTCAatgtatcaggtggaacagaaataagacattaaacgccgtattaTTCTAgtgcgtcagacatttacacagctaaaaccaacctgggaATCTCCCTACATCtctaacaagactaaactaagaatctttaactctaatgtgaaacagaacaaaaaaagtacagaccttcatcaacagatgtctgagaaaaagcttaaaatacactggtatgatgaaaaaaaaacccactaaactgtgggagatgggcggacagagaaatatagaggtgtagatcttagagaggaagtggagatggattggtcacacccttagaaaagataccaacaacagagctagacaggccttagagtggaaccccccagggaacaagacgcagaggaagaccaaaaagaacatggcgacgcagtgtactagatgaatcCTAGAGGACAGGACAGAGCTGTGAAGccatggagagtggcgtgttatTACTGAGGTCCTATGTTTCACGAGGAACTCAAATGAAAGTgcagacattttttaaataccttcTTTGACAAGTTTGTTTAAGACACTGTTGCAACGACCGCACGGAAAAACCTTACACTTTTTAAAGAGGTGCTTAGGTAGGCGcgttggctgagcggtaaagcgcttagcttccgaaccgtaagacttgggatttttaatttcgccatctttgggcgcctctgagttcacccagttCAAAtgtttacctgacattagttggggtaaTGTCAAATCAGTTGTTTgctgtactggccacatgacaccctcctccACCATTTCGTACTTAGCCGGTATAATTTAGTAGGCTTACCAGGTGACAGAGCAAATCTCAGTTAAATGATTTACATTCATTACATACAAGAATGGACCTCGTTCACAAAATGAACGgtcacgtgatcatattgataaaacaacggtgaaaaaaaactgtcacgtgataaccatttttgattaaaattagaacGTAATCGGTATAGAAGAGAGAGGGAAACACGtgactcaatgttgtttgttaacgattggtgaatgaggtctctTGCTCCGATTTGAGTACAGGTTATCCTTACAGTGTCAAATGTAAAGTAGACTATATTAACAGTTGAGTTTAACACACAAATAAACTTAGAGGAAGTGTTTAGTCTTTTCTATTTATAGTAGGTTTGGATAAATTGCAATGAATTGATTGTAAAGTGAGGTTGCGTTTGTGTCTGTAAATATTGTCTTTCCCGATTAACGCTATTGTATCGGCTCAAACCAGTTGTACCGTGACGTCAACTCTCGCAGACGCAAGAATGTCACTCCTGCCTTTGTAATAGTATCGGTTTTTTGTTGTACAGGAGGGCGAGGGATGTTTTGTTTAGTTCTGCATCacttgtttttgtgtgtgacaAGATGAATAACAAGATGAATAATAAGGGTAGTTAATTGTATTCTCAAGAAGAGTTCATTCCCTTTGATACActatcatagacataaattaatatagactggaaaaaggaagtaacttcatgtaacttgagaacatgtatatctattgtattcggatttccgaaatatgaaaagttgcatgatcttcattcttagagattaaacaaaactacactgcctccatagacataaataaatatagactggaagtaggaagttatttttatttggggggagtcaatatgttttatgtactatatctatgtgaaaaaaaaatggcggcgattgagctataaattctaggactaacattttagccaatatatacctttgatctttagttttgaaaagtgcaaaactgccatattcccaatattttgtctttgttttataatcatagacataggaaaatatatataggtttgtgatgtggatctacaaacttatcttttcccaaatatttccgataataatttgttctttatcgtccagtctatatatatatgtctatgactgcctccttatttacaatatatataggtgtgtatagatatgaatacttaacttttatactgctcataaatgctgaataataaagtacacaaaattgcaattcacaaattttcgtttcataaaactctttaattggccagtctatatttatgtatgtctatgtACACTATTTAAGGCTCGACTGTATTCAATTGCCACTTTCTCTTGGGTCTCTGAGCTGACTAGTGTACATTATATTAAATTGAACGTAGGCTATGTAATCTATGTAATTCTTATGTTGTGCTCTGACTGTGTTACTcgagaggagtgtgccactttTATGGGAATTGGTTTCTCGATAACGAGGTATGTaaactttatttgtttttaatgcttTCTGCAAAAGGATAAGAAACGGACGAAACTGAttacccaatccatcgaaagaGCAAACGAAGGTAGTGAATGCTATGGAGTTcctgtaataaaaaaacaaaacagaaaaaataaaagactttCAATAGAACTGCAACTCAAACGGGTTGCGACAAAAGTGCTAGACagacttcatatggagatgaagagcAGATTCAAGGCTGGAAAACCATGTggacacctttgggtttcttcttgaaccaagacacctttTGGAGTCTATGGATGATGACACGCCGATGACAAACTGTGTTACCTTTTCCTGTTTGAGACAGGCAAGTTGCTTGtccaatgatgtcattgatgcacgagcactttacatcaacaaaccagtgcaACAATCACCATTTGActgacatattgaggaaactggcttcatatggtaatgatGTGAGTTCAAACCTTACAACCTCTATCAGAATACtactaactcaggccacttccattgcgtcatgtgagagatcatctAAAAGCTCAAACTATCTctggagcacaatgacgcaagaaaggcttagcatggctttaatgtcagtggagtcacaaatactagacactattgatgtagatgatgttatagatgtctttgttgcacagaaagcacgacgtgaagcgatatgaattgagatttgtcacttgtgcattgtTTCGCCAATAAACAGCGGTatcattcattaaaagagttttaatgatttttttgtgttaatttcACTGATTTTACTGTACCAATTTGAATGTaggattatatatttattaagcacattattaaatgtcatgatgtcgaatgtcaaaatgcaaaggcccccaaagaggtcaatcctccCGGGCACCCAAATCCCTATTTACGCCCCTGCTTATGACCAAATCATAGTGCATGTACTAGGTCACATTGTAGGAAAGTAATTTTTCTACACTTgtaatttaaaagttaaaaggAAAGTACTTTCCCCACCCCCTCAGAGATATTGTGGTTTTTAGGACGGATAATGCAATATTAATTAACTCATTAACTGCCATGATCACCAATCAGAGATCTAGCACTCTTACCCTCTAAAGTCTGTCAATGAAGAATAGAAATATCACATTCCCATGATCCCCCagcatgtttttgtgtgtgtgtgtgttttttgccGTCCGCGTAAAGAAACACAAACTGCTTGCTCGCATGAggtcatatcttatcttatcttatcttactttTCACCAAAAAAAATAGCACTCACAAGAAATTTTGAAGAagtaatattacatttaaaaaaaaatctttttcagaGACCATGAATATTTTGAGggttgtttcaattttttgtcTACTGGTATCTACTTTTCAACACGCACTTCCTGGCTTGAATTGTACAGATGAATACTTTATGAATTTTTTAACCAATTCGTGCCAACCCTGCACTCCTGCCCCTGAAGACAACAACGCTATAGCTGAATACGCCTGTAACTCTACCCATAATGCCAAGTACAGGTGCAAGGATGAATTCTTTAACTTAGATGGTTCTGGAAATTTGGTTTGCCAGAAATGTAGAGAGTGCAAAGATACCGGGTTGTTTGTGGTCAAGAATTGCTCTGCCGAACAAGACACTGAGTGTTGTGGTCATGAAACAGGCGCTGATGAGCTGTGTATTTCAACAACACCAAGAAACGGAATAAATACAACCCCCCTAAACATGACATCTACGCCAGACGCCAACGGAGTCACAGACAACCCAACTTCTACGTCACATGCTACAATAATAACGACCAACCAAGCCCCAACTAGAGGTAAGAATTTGCATTTAAACTATACTGtactgttgtgtccggttctgagtcgaaagattagacgtcgATTTTGCCGTGATAGCTTTTAATAGGCATCATCTATCTTGTAAttttggatgagagcttgtatttttagtcttgatctattacaaattatttaattacgGGACTATTCAAACTAATAGATacttcttcatcttcttcttcgttct is a genomic window containing:
- the LOC129922259 gene encoding uncharacterized protein LOC129922259, which encodes MINKVLVLGLRHILKETMNILRVVSIFCLLVSTFQHALPGLNCTDEYFMNFLTNSCQPCTPAPEDNNAIAEYACNSTHNAKYRCKDEFFNLDGSGNLVCQKCRECKDTGLFVVKNCSAEQDTECCGHETGADELCISTTPRNGINTTPLNMTSTPDANGVTDNPTSTSHATIITTNQAPTRESTDIGLMCNRNEHVDMETNSCKPCDLCSYVDHDLHSLQKCDPCTEGENHSRLASCPKQCFSKEDSVGWIALSCLLGVIFLSLTIALVVSDLLKCCRRYIPKRGEGRSLIEYE